GCGCAGATTCGCCGGAATCAAAACGCGTCCGGCGCTGTCCCATTCCAAAATCTCCGCATTGTGCAGCAGCAAATTCTGATACCGTTGCAAAGACTCGTTGCCGGCCACTTTCAACTTCAAAATCTGCTCGGCTTTTTCTTCCCAAATGGGCTCAGGGTACATCAATAATTTTTTTCGGGAATCCAGTGTGACCACAATTGCAGGCGTATAACGGCGCAGCAAAATATCGCGGAATTTGGCAGGAATCGCCAACCGCCCTTTACTGTCCATACTCAATTCATGAGCACCGCCAAACACATCACACCCCAAATTCGATTAAAATAAAACTAGAGTGGGATTAAAAATCCCACCTTCCTAAAATATTTCGTTTTCACTTCTACGGAACACTTTTTAGGAAAAAGTAACCACTTTCACCCACTATGCCCCACTAACCGACACTATAAGAAATTTTGGCAATCAGGTCAAATCAACCCTTTATCTGTAATGAAACAATAAACACTTAAAATTCAATATCTTATATATACCAAAATGCATAACAAATTAATATACCAGTCATCTCATATAGCATAAAATACTATATATAGTATTATTTGTGTTTCTAAAATACTATATATAGTGTTTTTATACCCAATCACCACCCCTCTCACAAGGGGCTATAATATACAAACAAATTCAAATTTTTTACATTATCTAACAGTCATGAAGCCACAACTCCCCCTCCCTTCCCCTGATGCACAAGCCTCTTCAGTACACCTGACCAAGCTCATAAAAAACGAAATTGAACAACATCAAAACTGGATACCCTTCTCCCGCTTTATGGAACTTGCCCTTTACACACCTCAATACGGCTATTACAGCGGAGGCAGCCATAAAATCGGCACAGACGGCGACTTCATTACCGCCCCCACCCTTTCCCCCCTATTCGGACAAACCCTTGCCAAACAACTTGCCGAATTACTGCCGCAAACAGCAGGCAATATCTACGAATTTGGTGCAGGTACAGGTCATCTCGCTGCCACACTCTTGCAAAATCTTTCAGACGGCCTGAATCATTACTACATTATCGAGCTATCGGCAGAGCTTGCAGAGAGACAACGCCAATATATTCTTGAAAACACCTCCCTAGAAGTAGCCGCCAAAATCATCCACCTCACCACATTACCCGAACATTTTGACGGCATCATCATCGGCAACGAAGTATTGGATGCCATGCCGGTGGAACGCTTGATTTATCAAGATGAAGGGTTTCAACAAATTGGCGTCAGCCTAGAGAATGACAAGCTAATCGAAGCCATCAGACCATTGGCACAAGCCGAACTTACGCAAACAGCTGCCTTGTACTTCCCTCCCCTTCCCTCATACACAAGCGAGCTGCATCCGGCACAATATGCCTTTATCCAAACCTTGGCCGCCAAATTGCAGCGCGGCGGCATGATATTTATCGATTACGGCTTCGATGCCGCTCAGTATTACCATCCGCAACGCAAGGAAGGCACATTCATCGGCCACTATCGCCACCACACTATCCACGACCCATTTTTCAATATCGGTCTGACCGATTTGACTGCGCACGTCAATTTCACCGATATTGCACGCGCCGGCACGGAATCAGGTTTAGACTTAATCGGCTACCTGCCCCAATCTTATTTTCTACTCAATCTCGGCATCATCGATCTGCTGGCACAAATCGGCAGCCCGGATTCGGTTGAATATATCCAAACCGCCGCCACAGTACAAAAACTGATACATCAGCACGAAATGGGCGAACTTTTTAAAGTGATCGCTTTTGGCAAAGACATCGATATCGATTGGACAGGCTTCAGCCATGGCGATATTTGCCATAAACTATAGCCTGATAACCTACTTTTTATTTTTTAAAAACAATAAGAAATAAAAAAATCTAAATTATCGCTTGCCAAATATCCAAAAAAAACTATAATAGCGACTTCACGAAACGGCGAATTAGCTCAGTCGGTTAGAGCAGAGGAATCATAATCCTTGTGTCCGGGGTTCGAATCCCTGATTCGCCACCAAATTTCGGGGGTATAGCTCAGTTGGTAGAGCGCTTGCATGGCATGCAAGAGGTCAGCGGTTCGATCCCGCTTACCTCCACCACTAAACAAAAAAGCTCTTGTGTTTAACAAGAGCTTTTTTGTTTGGCTTAATTAATAACTGATTGCTCATTAATTTTGCCATTTCAATACCTAATTAATAAAGGCCGTCTGAAACATTTCAGACGGCCTTTATCTTTTAATTACTTCACAAGCTTCAATACTTTTTTCGGTTTGTCTTCCGCAGATTCAGTTTTTTTATCTTCCGCCGCTGCAGCTTCAACAGAAGCAGGCTGATATGGTTCTACCTCAAACCCCATACCCTCTCCACTTTCGCGGCCAAATATACTGACAATATGACCGACCGGAATCCAAATCTCGTGCGCTACGCCGGAAAAGCGGGCAGAGAAATTGACCCATTCATTGTCGATATTCAAGTTATGGCTGGCGGTAGGGCCAATATTTAAAACAATTTCATTGTCACGCACATACTGCATCGGTACACGGGTATGTTCATTTACCCAAGCCACGATATGCGGTGTTTGGTTATTATCCAAGCACCATTCATACAAAGCACGCAACAAATACGGTTTGGTTGAAGTTGCCATAGATCCGTCCCTTAGCGGCGCATGGCTTTTTCAGCCGGCGTCAATGCTTCAATAAAGGCTTCGCGTTGGAAAATACGCTCGGCGTATTTCAGCAAAGGCGCAGCAGATTTACCCAGTTTGATGTCGTAATAGTCCAAACGCCACAACAGCGGAGACAAGGCAACATCAATCATGGAGAAGTCGTCGCCCAAGATATATTTGTTTTTAGTAAAAGACGGTGCCAACAGTGTCAAACCATTACCAATGGCTTCACGCGCTTTAGCTTGTTCTTTATTGGTAGATTCAGGGTTTTCCAACACTTGTACCAAGCTGAACAATTCTTTTTCCATACGGTACAGTACCAAACGGCCGCGACCGCGCATAACAGGATCGCCCGGCATCAACTGAGGATGAGGGAAACGCTCGTCAATGTATTCGTTGATGATGTTTGATTCGTGCAAAATCAAATCACGCTCAACCAGAACCGGTACTTGGTTATACGGATTCATCAAAGCCAAGTCTTCAGGTTTATTGAACACGTCCACATCTTTGATTTCAAAATCCATGCCTTTTTCGTACAGCACAAAACGGCAACGTTGGCTGAATGGACAAGTAATACCTGAATACAATGTCATCATAATCTTTTACTCCTGATAAATCTTTTCAGACGGCCTTAAGCCTTATAAAAATTCAGACAGAATTATACATAATTTCAAACACTTAATCCAGAAGTTTCACATATTATATTGTTTATATTGAATAATTTTAAAATTTACATTATTTTCGCATAAACCAATTTCACAAACAAAAAAGGCAAACCTGAAACAGGTTTGCCTTTTTGATTCAAAAGAATTAGTGAACATCTTTCCAGAATTCTTTTTTCAGGAAGTAAGCCAATGGCAGCATTACCGCAAACAGGAATGCCAGAACCATGTAGCCGATGCGGTGGCGTTGCAACTGAGCAGGCTCACCCATGTACACCAAGTAGTTCACCAAGTCGCGTACATAAGTATCGTACTCTTTTTGGATCACTTTACCGTTAGGCAGGCGACGGCTGTGCAGACCGGTAGATTCCCAATACAGCTTAGGAGTCAGATTGCCATGCTCGTCTTTAATCATAACGGGCTGACCTTTGGCATCCAACTCAACGGCTTGAACACCTTGTTGCTCCCACAATGGGTGAGGCATACTCGCACCGGCCAAAACAGTATTGTTCCAACCGGTCGGACGAGTTGGGTCTTTATAGAAGCCGCGCATATAAGCGTACAGGTAGTCTGCACCTTTAGAACGGGCAATCAGGGTCAAATCCGGTGGAGGCGCACCCAACCATTTGGAGGCATCTTTCGGATCCATTGCCGCTACCATGACATCACCAACGTTGTCTGTTGTGAACATCAGGTTTTTCTTGATTTCATCTTCAGTTAAACCGATGTCTTTCAGACGGTTGAAGCGCATACCGCTTGCAGAGTGACAAGACAAACAGTAGTTTGTAAAGATTTGCGCACCGTGCTGCAGGCTGACTTGGTCACGCAGGTCGATATCGACTTTTTCGTAGTGTCCGCCGCCGCTGGCGACGGCTGCACTCATAGGTACTGCCAGCAATAAGGCAGCAAACCAGTTTTTCAGAGTTTGTTTCATTTTCGCTGCCCTCATCAGATATTGGTTGCAAACAAGTAAGCACCGACAACGGTAATACCGACGTAAACAAAGAACATAATTTTTTGTTTAGTAGTGCTCATGGTTACGCGCTCAGGAACTGGTTTGTTGGTATCCAGTTTGGTATAGAACGGCATACCCAGGAAGAATGCAAAGTAGACGAAAGACAGGATACGAGCAACCAAAGTACGAGTATCAGTTGCTACCATTGCACCCAAAATACCCAAACCGATGAAGGCAATGATGAACAGAACCAACGCAGTTTTGAAGATTGGGCCGCGATAGCGGACAGATTTAACCTCGCCTTTATCCAACCAAGGCAACAAGGCAATCAGTACAACTGCTGCACCCATACCGATTACACCCCATACCTGAGTACCGGCAAAGGAAGGAATCGCACGCAGAATTGCGTAGAACGGAGTGAAGTACCATACCGGAGCAATGTGCGGAGGTGTTTTCAGCGCATTAGCTGCATCGAAGTTTGGCGCTTCCAAGAAGTAGCCGCCGCCTTCAGGCGCAAAGAACAACACAGAACAGAAGACAATCAGGAATACAACGACGCCCAAGATGTCTTTAACGGTGTAGTAAGGATGGAATGGGATACCATCGCGTGGAATACCGTTTTCGTCTTTGTTTTTCTTGATTTCAACGCCATCGGGGTTGTTAGAACCCACTTCGTGCAGGGCGATGATGTGAGCCACGACCAAGCCGAGCAATACCAGAGGTACTGCGATAACGTGCAGGGCGAAGAAGCGGTTCAGAGTAACATCGGAAACGTTGAAGTCGCCGCGGATCCAAGTGGACAAATCAGGACCGATAACAGGGATGGCGGAGAACAGGTTAATAATTACCTGCGCACCCCAGAAGGACATTTGACCCCAAGGCAACAGATAGCCCATAAAGGCTTCCGCCATCAATGCCAAGAAAATCAGAGAACCGAAAATCCACACCAATTCACGGGGTTTTTTGTACGAACCGTAAATCAAACCACGGAACATGTGCAGATAAACAACAATGAAGAAGAAAGATGCGCCGGTGGAGTGCATGTAGCGGATAATCCAACCGCCGGACACGTCGCGCATGATGTACTCTACTGCAGTAAAGGCAGCAGGCAGATGGTAGGCGTTAAGGTTGCCGTCCGGTTTGTAGTTCATAGTCAGGAAAATACCGCTGACGATTTGAATCACAAGGACAAGCAAGGCTAAAGAGCCGAAGTAATACCAAAAGTTGAAGTTCTTTGGTGCGTAGTATTGAGCCAAATGCTCATTCCACATCTTAGACAGGGGGAAACGAGCGTCCATCCAGCCTAACAATGCTTTTGCTTTGCTATTGGTTTGGTTTGCCATAATTATCGTTCCTTATTTTTAGTCTTCGCCCACCAAAACAGTTGTATCGCTCAGATATTTGTAAGGCGGAACAACCAGGTTGGTCGGTGCAGGAACACCTTTATACACTCGGCCTGCCATGTCGAATTTCGAACCGTGGCACGGGCAGAAGAAGCCGCCTTTCCAGTCTGCGCCCAAATCCGCAGGGGCAACGTCGGGACGGTAAGTCGGAGAGCAACCCAGGTGGGTACAGATACCGATAGCGACGAGGAGGTTCGGCTTGATCGAACGGGTCTCGTTTTTGCAGTTTTCAGGCTGATGATCCACTTCGGAATTGGGATCCGTAACTGCGCCATCCAAACTTTTCAAGTCTTTGAGCTGTTGATCTGTGCGGTTGACCAGCCAAATTGGTTTGCCCTGCCATTCGGCAGTCAGCATTTGGCCTGCTTCGATTTTGCTGACATCTACTTCGACAGCAGCACCGGCAGCCTTAGCTTTCTCCGATGGGAAGAAGCTGGCCACGAAAGGCGTAGCTACGCCCAGAGCCGCCACACCGCCTGCACCGCAAGTAGCCAGTGTCAGGAAACGGCGGCGACCGTTGTTGATTTCTTGATTATCCATTATTCAGTCGTCCTAAAATTTTGGGAATACCGAGCCATTAAACAGCGTAATTCTACCTAGTTTGTTGTAATACTCAAAGCATTATTTAAAATAAGGTAAAGTTTTATGATATTTCTCAATACTCAAGCAGGATTGTTTTCATCAAAGTGAACCACTTCGATACCGAATTTTTCTGCCACGGCATCTCCTAAGGCGCGTACGCCGTAACGTTCTGTCGCATGGTGGCCGGCACTGATAAATGCCACACCCGTTTCATTGGCAAGATGATATTGCGCTTCGGAAATTTCACCGGTCAGATACGCATCGACACTTTCGTCTACGGCCGTCTGAAAAAATCCCTGCGCACCGCCGCTGCACCAGGCAATACGTTTGATTTCGCGTTCAAGATTACCGATAACGGTCGGCTTGCGGCCGAATACCGCCTCAATGCGTTCAGATAACTGCACCAATGTTTGCGTGGTTTTCAGACGGCCTGTATTCAACAGGTTTTGCTCGCCGAATTGTTTTTCAAGCACCCAATCAAGTTTCTCGGCCAACTGTGCGTTATTGCCCAGTTGCGGGTGCGCGTCCAGCGGCAGGTGGTAGCCCGCCATATTGATTTGGTGTTGCAGCAAGGTTTCAATGCGTGCTTTTTTCCAACCGGTAATCGTGACAGGCTCGCTTTTCCAAAACATGCCGTGGTGAACCAAAAGCATATCCGCCCCCTGCTCTACGGCAAAATCGATTGCAGCTTTGCTGGCGGTAACCGAAGTGGCGATTTTGGCAATTTCTTCTTTGCCTTCGACCTGCAAGCCGTTGGGCGCATAGTCCTTAAACAGCCCGACCTGCAATATCTCATCACACCAAGCCAGAATTTCGCGGCGTAAAGCCATATTCCGCTCCTTATATCTATCTTCAAAAACAGCTTCGCATTCTAACCGCAAAATCTGTTTATGCCTCAAATTCTTACATTCCGATTTCAGCAATCATTCCCAACATTAATCATTTGCACATCATCATGAATTATTTTAATATACGCCACCTTACCCACAGGCCGTCTGAAAACACATGGACTCTATTATCGAATTGCGTCATCTCAAAACCTTGCTGGCTTTAGAAGAAACCGGCAGCGTTTCCCTTGCCGCCAAACGGGTTTTCCTGACCCAATCCGCCCTGTCGCACCAAATCCGCGCCTTGGAAAATTATTACGAAACGCCGTTGTTTGAACGTAAATCCACACCTTTGCGCTTCACTCCGGCCGGTATGCGCCTGTTGCAACTGGCGCGCGAGCTGTTGCCGCAGGTTGCCGCCGCCGAACGTGATTTGGTGCGGATTATCGAAGGCGAAGCCGGCGAACTCAGGCTTGCCGTCGAATGCCACACCTGCTTCGACTGGCTGATGCCTGCCATGGGCGAGTTCCGCCCCTTATGGCCGCAAGTTGAATTGGACATCGTTTCCGGTTTCCAAGCCGATCCGGTCGGACTGCTGCTGCAACACCGCGCCGACCTTGCCATCGTTTCCGAAGCCGAGCCGATCAACGGTATCAGCTACCGCCCTCTGTTTGCCTATGAAATGGTCGGCATCTGTGCAGAAGACCACCCGCTTGCCGACAAAGACGTTTGGGAAGCGGAAGATTTTATCGACGAAACCCTGATTACTTATCCCGTCCCCGACGAAATGCTGGATTTGCCCAAAAAAGTGCTGCTGCCCAAAGGCATTAATCCGCCACGCCGCCATAGCGAGCTGACCATTGCCATTATCCAGCTGGTTGCCAGCAAACGCGGCATTGCTGCCCTGCCCTATTGGACGGTCATGCCGTATTTGGAAAAAGGCTACGTCGTCCACCGCAAAATCACTTCAGACGGCCTGCAAAGCAAACTTTATGCCGCCATTCGTACGGAAGATGCCAACAAAGGCTATCTGGACAACTTCTGCCAAATCACGCACGACCGCTGTTTTGCCGACTTGCCGGGTTTGAGCGAATTGGAAATGTAAACTTGAAACAATCAAAAGGCCGTCTGAACAATGAACTGGCCCCCAAATCTTGGACACTCATAAAAGCCTATTCAGGCACTCTGTGTAAGCCGGGTTCTGTATGCGACAGGACTCAGCTTTTTCAATTTCAAACTGCAACGCTCGCGGTTGTAGTAATCCATATAGTCATCTATCTGTTTCATCAATTCATCCACCGTCAATTCCCCTGCACGGTAGAAACACTCCGTCTTCAGCACCGCAAAGAAGCTTTCCATCGGTGCATTGTCCCAACAATTCGCCTTTCGCGACATGCTTTGAACCATGAAATACTCCGCAAGCAATTCCCTATACCCCGCCGTACGGTACAGCACACCTTGGTCGGAATGAAGCATCGTTCCTTTATCAGTCAGCCGGGGTGCCGCTTTTTCGAGCATTTCCTTCACCATTTCACTGTCGGCTCTGCGGCTCATGGCGTAGGCGATGATTTCGCGGTTGAACAGGTCCAAGATCGGCGAGAGGTACAGTTTGCCGTCCTTTCCTTTGAGTTCGGTCACGTCGGTCAGCCATTTTTCGTTGGGCTTTCGGGCTTTGAACCGGCGTTTGAGGAGGTGTTCCGATATTTCGCCCATGGCGGGATGGCGGTAGGCTTTTTTTGCCCGTATGAGGGCTTTCAGTCCTAGCTGCCTCATCAGCCGCGCCACTTTTTTGCGGTTCCAACCTAATGCTGCTGCAATGCGCCTTTGCCCGTAGCGTCCTTTATGCCGTTCGTAGATTTCGGCGATAAGGGCTTTGTCGGCTTCATTGGGGTCGGGTCGGTCCTGATGATGGTAGTAAAAGCTGCTTTTGGGCAGGTTTGCGATGTGCAGCAGGTATTTGAGCGGGTGTTGCGCCCTCAGTGTTTGGACGGTTTGGCTTTGTCCTTTTCGGTCTGTTTTTTGCTGAGGGCTTTTAACTCCTTTAGGTAGGCAACCTTTGCGCGCATATAGCACAACTCTTCGATAAGCTCTGCCTGTGTTTTTTCGTGGTCGGGTTTGTCGGCGATGAAGGGGTTTTTGCGGTGTTGGGGCATGGTTTTGGATTGGGGATGTTCGAGTGCGCCGATGCCGCCTTCTTGATAGGCGCGTATCCATCGTCGCAGGTTGGTTCGGGAAATGCCGTAGTGGTCTGCGGTACGCTGTTGACTGCGTATGTGCAGGTAGTGGAGTACGGCTTGGTATTTGAAGTGTAATGTATATTTGCTCATAAAAAAACTGCACCTTGTGAGTTGGAGGGGGGGGTGTCCAACTTTTGGGGTGCAGTTCACAATTTCAGACGGCCTTTTTTAATATACACAAAAATTTCACTGCTTCTATTCGGATTCATCCGAACCTAAACACGCCGACAAATCGATTTCAGACGGCCATGTTTTATCAGGCGTAACCCGAATATCGAAATGCTCGCCGCGATAGTCGAAAACCAAACGCCAAGCGTGCAGAAACAGATGTCCCGCCTCATCGCCGCCATACAGCGTATCGCCCAAAATCGGACTGCCTATGCTTTTCATGGCCACGCGCAGCTGATGGGTTTTGCCGGTAAACGGTTGCAACACAAACAGGCGCAAACCGGGCTGCAGGCTTTGGCTGCTGAAACGGGTAACGGCAAAATTATCCTCGTCACGCGTCAGCTTCCATGTACCGCGCCGCGAACGCGCCATACCGCCTTTCACCCACCCCTGTTTTTTAGCCGGCTTGTGCGTACCGAGTGCCAAATAAGTCTTACGCATGGTTTTCTCGGCAAACTGTGCCGACAAAGCCGCCGCGCTGTCGCGGTTTAACGCAAACAGCAACAGGCCGCTGGTGGCTTTGTCCAAACGGTGAACCAGCCACACGCGTTCAACGCCGAGCTGTTGCGCCAGCGATGCGGTCAGGCAAACATCCCCTTCCGATTCGCTGTGCACCGATACGCCGCAAGGCTTATTGATGACCACAAAGTCTTCGTGTTCAAAAACAATGTCCCACATTTCAGACGGCCTTCAACACAATACCGTCGCCAAGCAGGGTCAAAATACCCAGCAGGCAGAACAAGATACACGCAGCAATGCGCACTGCTTTGGCCGGAATTTTGCGCATCAGCATTTCACCCAAATATACGGCAGGTACAGAAGCAATCATCAAACCGGCAATACTGCCGACCACGACCGGCAGGATAGATTGGTATTTTGCCGCTAAAAGAACTGTCGCAATCTGCGTTTTATCGCCGATTTCCGCCAAGAAAAACAGGACGACCGTCGCCGTAAATGCGCCGTATTTCAGCCACTTGCCGTCAGGGTCTTCGTCTTTGTCCGGCAACAGCAGCCATAATCCGACCGCAATAAAGCTGCCGCCGACCACCCATTTCATGACTTCAGGAGAAATAGCGGATGCCAGCCAGACACCGAGTGCAGCCGAAACAAGATGGTTCAACAGGGTTGCAATAAAGATACCGGCAACAATCGCGTTTTTATGGGCAAAACGTGCTGCCAAAAAGAGCGCCAGTAATTGCGTCTTATCGCCAATTTCGGCAATGGCAACGCCCAGCGTCGAGGAGAAAAAAGCTTCCATGATTTAAGATACTCAACCGAAAAGCGGGCAAACAAAAAGCGTTGTGCATACCGCCCGCAAGGGTATGGACAACGCTTACGTCTTGCCTGTCTTCCGATAAAGCAGAGAAGATACCGCTGCCACGGCCGCACAAGCCGATTATGTTGACAACGGTTTCGGCATTGCGCCGAATGGCTACTCCCATAAGAGTGAAGCGCGAATTGTAAGGCAATTCATGGCTTGAAGCAACAGAAAGAAAAACAAAAGGCCGTCTGAAACCCAATGTAAAGCAGGTTTCAGACGGCCTTTTTCACAGCGATTAATTATCGGAGAACAAATCGCCTACTTTTTCCCAAAACGATTTTTTGCGCGGGGTTTGGCTGAGGTCAAGGCCGGAGGAGATTTTTTCAAATTCTTCCAACAACTCTTTCTGACGATCGGTCAGGTTGACCGGAGTTTCAACCAAAATGTGGCAGTACAAATCGCCGGTTGAGCTGGAACGCAGAGACTTGATGCCTTTGCCTTTCACGCGCATACGGCGGCCGGTTTGCGTTTCTTTCGGAATGTGCAGTTTGACTTTGCCGTCCAGAGTCGGCACTTCGACTTCGTCGCCCAATGCGGCAATGGCAAAGCTGATCGGCAGTTCGCAATGCAGGTCCAAGCCGTTGCGCTCGAAGATTTTGTGCTGTCTTACGCGGATATTGACGTACAAATCGCCTGCCGGTGCGCCGTGTTGACCCGGCTCACCCTCGCCGCTCAAGCGGATGCGTTGACCGTCGTCGATGCCTGCCGGAATGTTGACTTCAACCATTTTGCTGGTTTTGGTGCGGCCTTCGCCACGGCATTTGACGCAAGGATCTTTGATTTCTTTGCCAGTACCGTGACAAGTCGGACAAGTTTGCTGCATTTGGAAAATGGCTTGGCGGACGTGTACCGTGCCTGAGCCGTGACAGGTCGAACAAGTCGATGCGGATGTGCCCGGTTTGGCACCTGAGCCGTGGCAGACATCACATTCTTCGTAAGTCGGAATGTTGATGCGTTTTTTCACGCCTTTGGCAGCTTCTTCAAGCGAAATCTCTATGCCGACCTGCAAGTCCGCACCGCTGTAATCCGGCTGACGGCCGCCTGCGCTGCCGCCACCACCGAACATCTGGCTGAAAATATCGGAAAAATCGAAGCCTTGCGCGCCACCGAATCCGCCTTGGCCGCCAAAACCGCCAAAGCCACCGAATCCGCCCGCACCTGCGCCCTGTTCAAACGCGGCATGGCCGTA
This genomic interval from Neisseria flavescens contains the following:
- a CDS encoding IS3 family transposase, which encodes MLYARKGCLPKGVKSPQQKTDRKGQSQTVQTLRAQHPLKYLLHIANLPKSSFYYHHQDRPDPNEADKALIAEIYERHKGRYGQRRIAAALGWNRKKVARLMRQLGLKALIRAKKAYRHPAMGEISEHLLKRRFKARKPNEKWLTDVTELKGKDGKLYLSPILDLFNREIIAYAMSRRADSEMVKEMLEKAAPRLTDKGTMLHSDQGVLYRTAGYRELLAEYFMVQSMSRKANCWDNAPMESFFAVLKTECFYRAGELTVDELMKQIDDYMDYYNRERCSLKLKKLSPVAYRTRLTQSA
- a CDS encoding TIGR01621 family pseudouridine synthase; the encoded protein is MWDIVFEHEDFVVINKPCGVSVHSESEGDVCLTASLAQQLGVERVWLVHRLDKATSGLLLFALNRDSAAALSAQFAEKTMRKTYLALGTHKPAKKQGWVKGGMARSRRGTWKLTRDEDNFAVTRFSSQSLQPGLRLFVLQPFTGKTHQLRVAMKSIGSPILGDTLYGGDEAGHLFLHAWRLVFDYRGEHFDIRVTPDKTWPSEIDLSACLGSDESE
- a CDS encoding Nif3-like dinuclear metal center hexameric protein; the protein is MALRREILAWCDEILQVGLFKDYAPNGLQVEGKEEIAKIATSVTASKAAIDFAVEQGADMLLVHHGMFWKSEPVTITGWKKARIETLLQHQINMAGYHLPLDAHPQLGNNAQLAEKLDWVLEKQFGEQNLLNTGRLKTTQTLVQLSERIEAVFGRKPTVIGNLEREIKRIAWCSGGAQGFFQTAVDESVDAYLTGEISEAQYHLANETGVAFISAGHHATERYGVRALGDAVAEKFGIEVVHFDENNPA
- the petA gene encoding ubiquinol-cytochrome c reductase iron-sulfur subunit, with the translated sequence MDNQEINNGRRRFLTLATCGAGGVAALGVATPFVASFFPSEKAKAAGAAVEVDVSKIEAGQMLTAEWQGKPIWLVNRTDQQLKDLKSLDGAVTDPNSEVDHQPENCKNETRSIKPNLLVAIGICTHLGCSPTYRPDVAPADLGADWKGGFFCPCHGSKFDMAGRVYKGVPAPTNLVVPPYKYLSDTTVLVGED
- a CDS encoding cytochrome b: MANQTNSKAKALLGWMDARFPLSKMWNEHLAQYYAPKNFNFWYYFGSLALLVLVIQIVSGIFLTMNYKPDGNLNAYHLPAAFTAVEYIMRDVSGGWIIRYMHSTGASFFFIVVYLHMFRGLIYGSYKKPRELVWIFGSLIFLALMAEAFMGYLLPWGQMSFWGAQVIINLFSAIPVIGPDLSTWIRGDFNVSDVTLNRFFALHVIAVPLVLLGLVVAHIIALHEVGSNNPDGVEIKKNKDENGIPRDGIPFHPYYTVKDILGVVVFLIVFCSVLFFAPEGGGYFLEAPNFDAANALKTPPHIAPVWYFTPFYAILRAIPSFAGTQVWGVIGMGAAVVLIALLPWLDKGEVKSVRYRGPIFKTALVLFIIAFIGLGILGAMVATDTRTLVARILSFVYFAFFLGMPFYTKLDTNKPVPERVTMSTTKQKIMFFVYVGITVVGAYLFATNI
- a CDS encoding helix-turn-helix domain-containing protein gives rise to the protein MSKYTLHFKYQAVLHYLHIRSQQRTADHYGISRTNLRRWIRAYQEGGIGALEHPQSKTMPQHRKNPFIADKPDHEKTQAELIEELCYMRAKVAYLKELKALSKKQTEKDKAKPSKH
- a CDS encoding glutathione S-transferase N-terminal domain-containing protein, whose protein sequence is MMTLYSGITCPFSQRCRFVLYEKGMDFEIKDVDVFNKPEDLALMNPYNQVPVLVERDLILHESNIINEYIDERFPHPQLMPGDPVMRGRGRLVLYRMEKELFSLVQVLENPESTNKEQAKAREAIGNGLTLLAPSFTKNKYILGDDFSMIDVALSPLLWRLDYYDIKLGKSAAPLLKYAERIFQREAFIEALTPAEKAMRR
- the mraZ gene encoding division/cell wall cluster transcriptional repressor MraZ — its product is MFGGAHELSMDSKGRLAIPAKFRDILLRRYTPAIVVTLDSRKKLLMYPEPIWEEKAEQILKLKVAGNESLQRYQNLLLHNAEILEWDSAGRVLIPANLRKRVDFEKEVTLVGRANRMELWGREHWEEEMNQALDIDPDELAFQLSQTDLQL
- a CDS encoding ClpXP protease specificity-enhancing factor, producing MATSTKPYLLRALYEWCLDNNQTPHIVAWVNEHTRVPMQYVRDNEIVLNIGPTASHNLNIDNEWVNFSARFSGVAHEIWIPVGHIVSIFGRESGEGMGFEVEPYQPASVEAAAAEDKKTESAEDKPKKVLKLVK
- a CDS encoding LysR family transcriptional regulator; the encoded protein is MDSIIELRHLKTLLALEETGSVSLAAKRVFLTQSALSHQIRALENYYETPLFERKSTPLRFTPAGMRLLQLARELLPQVAAAERDLVRIIEGEAGELRLAVECHTCFDWLMPAMGEFRPLWPQVELDIVSGFQADPVGLLLQHRADLAIVSEAEPINGISYRPLFAYEMVGICAEDHPLADKDVWEAEDFIDETLITYPVPDEMLDLPKKVLLPKGINPPRRHSELTIAIIQLVASKRGIAALPYWTVMPYLEKGYVVHRKITSDGLQSKLYAAIRTEDANKGYLDNFCQITHDRCFADLPGLSELEM
- a CDS encoding cytochrome c1, giving the protein MKQTLKNWFAALLLAVPMSAAVASGGGHYEKVDIDLRDQVSLQHGAQIFTNYCLSCHSASGMRFNRLKDIGLTEDEIKKNLMFTTDNVGDVMVAAMDPKDASKWLGAPPPDLTLIARSKGADYLYAYMRGFYKDPTRPTGWNNTVLAGASMPHPLWEQQGVQAVELDAKGQPVMIKDEHGNLTPKLYWESTGLHSRRLPNGKVIQKEYDTYVRDLVNYLVYMGEPAQLQRHRIGYMVLAFLFAVMLPLAYFLKKEFWKDVH
- a CDS encoding class I SAM-dependent methyltransferase, translated to MKPQLPLPSPDAQASSVHLTKLIKNEIEQHQNWIPFSRFMELALYTPQYGYYSGGSHKIGTDGDFITAPTLSPLFGQTLAKQLAELLPQTAGNIYEFGAGTGHLAATLLQNLSDGLNHYYIIELSAELAERQRQYILENTSLEVAAKIIHLTTLPEHFDGIIIGNEVLDAMPVERLIYQDEGFQQIGVSLENDKLIEAIRPLAQAELTQTAALYFPPLPSYTSELHPAQYAFIQTLAAKLQRGGMIFIDYGFDAAQYYHPQRKEGTFIGHYRHHTIHDPFFNIGLTDLTAHVNFTDIARAGTESGLDLIGYLPQSYFLLNLGIIDLLAQIGSPDSVEYIQTAATVQKLIHQHEMGELFKVIAFGKDIDIDWTGFSHGDICHKL